One window from the genome of Commensalibacter oyaizuii encodes:
- the rpoD gene encoding RNA polymerase sigma factor RpoD: MVVKAASKSNEDNSNDRDNDPNVLDTRSADVKRLISKGKERGYVTFDELNAILPQDQMSSEQIEDVMAAFSEMSIQIIENEENEDDNSEEVGSEEDNETENDGDEPAAVAETSVGRTDDPVRMYLREMGAVELLSREGEIAIAKRIEAGRNQMIGGLCESPLTFRAIIGWHEQLKAGDVLLRDIVDLEATQTEYDQTDISDISDSINNEDEIEDDSEDAEGESEEGDDTNEENNLSLSALEEKYKDEILQHFGEIEKIYRELYQLQVQRLDIIQSGEKVTEDFETKYEDLRNKLIIEVQQVHLQSNKIEFLVEQLKTVSKKLASLEGSMLRMAERCKISRDDFLSKYHGYELNPDWLDAVANLPGKYWKLFVEKYGNEISKYRDQIAELSQKVGLPISEFRRVFSTVSYGERDATRAKKEMIEANLRLVISIAKKYTNCGLQFLDLIQEGNIGLMKAVDKFEYRRGYKFSTYATWWIRQAITRSIADQARTIRIPVHMIETINKLVRTSRQMLHEIGREPTPEELAEKLGMPLEKVRKVLKIAKEPISLEIPIGDEEDSHLGDFIEDKSAVIPLDAAIQTNLREATTRVLASLTPREERVLRMRFGIGMNTDHTLEEVGQQFNVTRERIRQIEAKALRKLKHPSRSRKLRSFLDDN, from the coding sequence ATGGTTGTAAAAGCAGCATCTAAAAGTAATGAGGACAATTCAAACGATCGTGATAACGATCCAAACGTCTTAGATACGCGTTCTGCTGATGTGAAACGATTAATAAGTAAGGGCAAAGAACGAGGCTATGTTACTTTCGATGAGTTAAATGCTATTCTTCCACAAGACCAAATGTCTTCTGAACAAATCGAAGATGTAATGGCTGCTTTTTCTGAAATGAGTATTCAGATTATCGAAAATGAAGAAAATGAAGACGATAATAGTGAAGAAGTAGGTTCTGAAGAGGATAATGAAACAGAGAATGACGGGGACGAGCCTGCTGCCGTTGCTGAGACTTCTGTTGGAAGAACAGATGATCCTGTAAGGATGTATTTGCGTGAAATGGGGGCGGTAGAGCTTTTATCACGTGAAGGCGAGATTGCAATTGCTAAACGAATTGAAGCAGGTCGTAACCAAATGATTGGTGGGCTGTGTGAAAGCCCCTTGACTTTTAGGGCTATTATTGGTTGGCACGAGCAATTAAAAGCTGGTGACGTATTATTAAGAGATATTGTCGATTTAGAAGCCACACAGACAGAGTACGATCAAACAGATATTTCTGACATCTCCGATTCTATTAATAATGAAGATGAGATAGAAGATGACAGCGAAGATGCAGAGGGTGAAAGTGAAGAAGGTGACGATACTAATGAGGAAAATAATCTTTCTCTGTCAGCTTTAGAAGAAAAATATAAAGACGAAATCCTTCAACATTTTGGTGAAATTGAAAAAATTTATAGAGAACTTTACCAGCTGCAAGTTCAACGTTTGGATATTATTCAGTCCGGTGAAAAAGTTACCGAAGATTTTGAAACTAAATATGAAGATCTTCGTAATAAGTTAATTATTGAAGTCCAACAAGTTCACTTGCAAAGTAACAAAATTGAATTTCTTGTTGAACAGTTAAAAACGGTCTCTAAAAAACTTGCTTCATTAGAAGGCAGTATGTTGCGAATGGCTGAGAGATGTAAAATCTCTCGTGATGATTTTTTATCTAAATACCATGGATATGAATTGAATCCTGACTGGTTGGATGCGGTTGCTAATTTACCAGGGAAATACTGGAAACTGTTTGTGGAAAAATATGGCAATGAAATCAGCAAGTATCGTGATCAAATTGCTGAATTATCACAAAAGGTAGGGTTGCCTATTTCTGAATTTCGTCGTGTGTTCTCAACCGTCTCTTATGGTGAGCGTGATGCAACACGTGCCAAAAAAGAAATGATCGAAGCCAACTTACGCTTGGTTATTTCGATTGCCAAGAAATACACAAATTGTGGTTTGCAATTCTTGGATCTAATCCAAGAGGGTAATATTGGATTAATGAAGGCGGTCGATAAATTCGAATATCGTCGCGGTTATAAGTTTTCAACTTATGCGACATGGTGGATTAGGCAGGCTATAACTCGATCCATTGCAGATCAGGCCAGAACGATCCGTATTCCTGTGCATATGATTGAAACCATTAATAAATTGGTTCGTACTTCGCGTCAAATGCTTCATGAAATTGGCAGAGAGCCAACCCCAGAAGAGTTGGCTGAAAAATTGGGAATGCCTTTAGAGAAGGTTCGGAAGGTTTTAAAAATTGCTAAAGAACCTATTTCTTTAGAAATCCCCATCGGTGATGAGGAAGATAGCCATCTTGGCGATTTCATTGAAGATAAAAGTGCGGTAATTCCTCTTGATGCTGCTATTCAGACCAATTTGCGTGAAGCAACCACACGAGTTTTAGCATCTTTGACCCCAAGAGAAGAAAGAGTGTTAAGAATGCGCTTTGGTATTGGGATGAATACCGATCATACTTTGGAAGAAGTTGGTCAGCAATTTAATGTAACCCGTGAACGTATACGTCAGATTGAAGCAAAGGCTTTACGCAAATTAAAACATCCCAGTCGTAGTCGTAAATTACGTTCGTTTTTAGACGACAATTGA
- the dnaG gene encoding DNA primase, giving the protein MAFDQQFLEELRQRVPLHSIIARKVKVARSGRHWKACCPFHGEKTPSFYIYDDHFHCYGCGAHGDVISFVMQNEGKSFSEALYELAALAGLEVPQQSPQQKERQEQQHNLYELMAAAHQYYLDQFKSPRAKVGRDYLMRRGISEHSINQFGLCWSGDGRGGLIDYLKGMGYSIHHIGEAGLLRKQSDDQWGGELFFNRVMFPIFDRRNRVIAFGGRILGDGQPKYLNSPETPLFAKRRVLYGLNNLGSIHSRKDIDPLYNTVLVVEGYMDVIALYQAGFHGAVAPLGTALTQDQMRLLWRATPKPVLCFDGDSAGHRAMLHAAEEALPILTSQQTLNFITLPEKEDPDSFIQNQGEKAFLELIRNKRNLSDTLYEISVELMVDTSPEQRAALRDRLSSIANQIKEPNLSKEYRKVLFDRFYAQFYSKDRRFRTSRKDKTFETLRIIRPVIQENRADYERMCILVALLVYCPSILPSVEEAFCRLGLPKNLADIREVIMENAESCENIKTTLQARGMDSFIEKTLNSSNFSLYYSDSDINTNEQSIERKWWHFYGLLNIQELKDQVDQAQKAWVASPDEQRQRTFIARLKALEMVKRGEENAQDEEV; this is encoded by the coding sequence GTGGCGTTCGATCAGCAATTTCTTGAAGAATTACGACAACGTGTTCCTTTGCACAGTATCATTGCAAGAAAGGTAAAGGTTGCCAGATCTGGACGTCATTGGAAGGCCTGTTGTCCGTTTCACGGGGAAAAAACACCTTCTTTTTATATTTATGATGATCATTTTCATTGTTATGGCTGTGGGGCGCATGGTGATGTCATTTCTTTTGTTATGCAAAATGAAGGGAAGAGCTTTAGCGAGGCATTGTATGAGCTCGCAGCTTTGGCAGGACTTGAGGTGCCACAGCAATCCCCTCAGCAAAAGGAACGTCAAGAGCAACAGCACAATCTTTATGAATTAATGGCTGCCGCCCATCAATATTATTTAGATCAATTTAAATCTCCCCGTGCCAAAGTGGGGCGCGATTATTTGATGCGTCGAGGCATTTCAGAGCACAGTATAAACCAATTTGGATTATGTTGGTCTGGTGACGGACGGGGTGGATTGATCGATTATTTAAAGGGGATGGGATATAGCATACATCATATTGGTGAGGCGGGCCTATTACGTAAGCAGTCAGACGATCAATGGGGGGGGGAGCTTTTTTTTAATCGTGTGATGTTTCCAATCTTTGATCGAAGAAATCGTGTGATTGCATTCGGCGGTCGAATTTTGGGGGATGGACAGCCTAAGTATTTAAACAGTCCTGAGACACCTTTATTTGCCAAGCGACGTGTGTTGTATGGATTAAATAATCTTGGCTCAATCCATAGCCGTAAAGATATCGATCCCTTATATAATACAGTCTTGGTCGTTGAAGGGTATATGGATGTTATTGCTTTGTATCAAGCGGGTTTTCACGGTGCCGTGGCCCCTTTGGGAACAGCCTTGACCCAAGATCAGATGAGGTTATTGTGGCGGGCAACACCAAAACCTGTTTTATGTTTTGACGGAGATAGTGCTGGGCACAGGGCAATGCTGCATGCCGCAGAAGAAGCATTACCTATTTTAACATCACAACAAACCTTGAATTTTATAACACTGCCAGAAAAAGAAGACCCTGACAGCTTTATTCAAAATCAAGGGGAAAAGGCTTTTTTAGAGTTGATTCGTAATAAACGTAATCTCAGTGATACTTTATATGAAATTTCTGTTGAATTAATGGTGGATACGTCTCCAGAACAACGAGCTGCGTTGCGTGATCGACTATCTTCCATAGCCAATCAAATAAAAGAGCCTAATCTTTCTAAAGAATATCGCAAGGTGTTATTTGATCGTTTTTATGCGCAGTTTTATTCCAAGGATCGTCGGTTTAGGACCAGTCGAAAAGATAAAACTTTTGAGACTTTGCGAATTATTCGCCCAGTTATCCAAGAAAATAGGGCTGATTATGAACGCATGTGTATTTTGGTGGCGTTACTGGTGTATTGCCCGTCTATTTTACCTAGTGTTGAAGAGGCTTTTTGTAGGTTGGGTTTGCCTAAAAATCTTGCTGATATCAGAGAAGTTATCATGGAAAATGCAGAAAGCTGCGAAAATATTAAGACGACATTGCAGGCAAGGGGGATGGATAGTTTTATAGAAAAGACTTTAAATTCTTCAAATTTTTCTTTATACTATTCTGATTCTGATATAAATACAAACGAACAGTCCATAGAAAGAAAGTGGTGGCATTTTTATGGTTTGTTGAATATTCAAGAGTTAAAAGATCAAGTCGATCAAGCGCAAAAAGCTTGGGTTGCCAGTCCTGATGAGCAACGTCAACGTACATTTATTGCAAGGTTAAAGGCTTTGGAAATGGTCAAACGTGGGGAAGAGAATGCACAGGATGAAGAAGTGTAA
- a CDS encoding GatB/YqeY domain-containing protein — protein sequence MDLRERFKEELKVAMKAKEAEKVSILRMIGAKLKDLDINARPKGIDAVAEDEIITMLKGMIKSRRESIEMYKQAGRNELVEKEEAEIAVIETFLPAQLDDAGIQKAVDEAVAKTDASSIKDMGKVMAYLKEHYGAVLDFSKVNPLVKAKLS from the coding sequence ATGGATTTGCGCGAGCGTTTCAAAGAAGAATTAAAAGTGGCGATGAAAGCAAAAGAAGCTGAAAAAGTTTCAATATTGCGGATGATTGGGGCAAAATTAAAAGATCTGGACATCAATGCCCGCCCCAAAGGTATTGATGCCGTTGCAGAGGACGAGATCATCACAATGTTAAAAGGTATGATCAAATCTCGTCGCGAATCTATAGAAATGTACAAGCAAGCCGGTCGTAACGAGTTAGTTGAAAAAGAAGAGGCAGAAATTGCCGTAATCGAAACATTTTTACCTGCCCAACTTGATGATGCAGGTATTCAAAAAGCAGTGGACGAAGCTGTTGCAAAGACTGATGCCAGCTCTATAAAGGATATGGGAAAGGTCATGGCTTATTTAAAAGAACATTATGGGGCTGTACTTGATTTTTCCAAAGTTAATCCTTTGGTCAAAGCAAAACTTTCTTAA
- the carA gene encoding glutamine-hydrolyzing carbamoyl-phosphate synthase small subunit: MNIDTIIARLGGIEQAARITKVSTEAIRKWKQARAIPSKHWTTIIQETGLELSDLQPKNQTDSLPTTCPTGANAVLLLEDGTILWGIGFGAYSSKDNLAIGEICFSTSMTGYQETLTDPSFAGQIITFTFPHIGNIGTNSDDNEANQIAAKGLVVKQKITAPSNWRSEKTLEAWLCDHHVTGIYGIDTRTLTLRIRDHGPQSALLFWPEDGQFDLDFLQEQVKSWPGLQGMDLAKEVTCEKPYTWKEGVWHWDNKTATKTNKTYNVVAVDYGAKQNIFRNLVEVGCQLTIVPATASAEEILSHHPDGVFLSNGPADPAATAHYTVPVLKSLLEKRIPIFGICLGHQLLAHALGGKTYKLDQGHRGANQPVQDLKTGKVEITSQNHGFAVDPDSLPADAHATHINLFDGSNEGIASDTYPVFSVQYHPEASPGPTDSHYLFQRFAELMDNHSPNKKQ; this comes from the coding sequence ATGAATATCGATACAATAATCGCGCGCCTTGGGGGAATAGAACAAGCCGCACGCATTACAAAAGTCAGCACAGAGGCCATTCGTAAATGGAAACAGGCGCGTGCTATCCCTTCAAAACATTGGACGACCATTATTCAAGAAACGGGGTTAGAATTGTCTGATTTACAACCAAAAAACCAAACCGATTCTTTGCCTACCACTTGCCCAACTGGGGCAAATGCCGTACTGTTATTAGAAGACGGTACTATCTTGTGGGGAATTGGTTTTGGGGCATATTCATCAAAGGATAACCTTGCAATTGGGGAAATATGCTTTTCCACTAGCATGACGGGGTATCAGGAAACTTTAACAGATCCCTCTTTCGCAGGTCAAATTATTACCTTTACCTTTCCTCATATCGGAAATATCGGTACCAACAGCGATGATAATGAAGCCAATCAGATTGCCGCCAAAGGATTGGTCGTAAAACAAAAAATTACTGCTCCTTCAAACTGGCGTTCAGAGAAAACCCTTGAAGCATGGTTATGCGACCATCACGTCACAGGTATTTATGGTATTGATACCCGAACCCTGACATTACGTATCCGTGATCACGGTCCACAGAGTGCTTTATTGTTCTGGCCAGAAGATGGTCAATTTGACCTTGATTTTTTACAAGAACAGGTAAAATCATGGCCTGGATTACAAGGTATGGATCTAGCCAAAGAAGTCACCTGTGAAAAACCTTACACTTGGAAAGAGGGTGTTTGGCATTGGGATAATAAAACCGCAACCAAAACTAACAAAACCTATAATGTTGTCGCCGTTGACTATGGCGCTAAACAAAATATTTTCCGTAATCTGGTCGAAGTTGGATGTCAATTAACAATCGTTCCCGCAACAGCTTCGGCAGAAGAAATTTTAAGCCATCATCCAGATGGTGTGTTCTTATCAAACGGCCCTGCAGATCCTGCTGCCACAGCACATTATACTGTTCCTGTTTTAAAATCATTACTTGAAAAAAGAATTCCTATTTTTGGTATTTGCTTGGGACATCAATTACTGGCCCATGCTTTGGGTGGAAAAACCTATAAATTAGACCAAGGACATCGTGGAGCAAACCAACCCGTCCAAGATTTAAAAACAGGTAAAGTTGAAATCACCAGTCAAAACCATGGGTTTGCCGTTGATCCTGATAGCTTACCCGCCGATGCGCATGCAACCCACATCAATCTTTTTGATGGTTCAAACGAAGGCATTGCTTCTGATACCTATCCTGTGTTTTCTGTACAATACCACCCAGAGGCAAGCCCTGGACCAACCGATAGCCATTATCTATTCCAACGCTTTGCAGAGCTAATGGATAATCATTCCCCAAATAAAAAACAATAA
- the carB gene encoding carbamoyl-phosphate synthase large subunit gives MPKRTDISSIMIIGAGPIVIGQACEFDYSGAQACKALKEEGYRVILVNSNPATIMTDPDMADATYIEPITPETVERIILKEKPDAILPTMGGQTALNTAMALDKSGFLQQHNVELIGAKADVIDRAEDRLKFRETMEKIGIESPRSTIAHTIEEAREALKYTGLPAVIRPSFTLGGSGGGIAYNKDEFEAIVSSGLDASPTTEVLIEESILGWKEYEMEVVRDKADNCIIICSIENIDPMGIHTGDSITVAPALTLTDKEYQRMRDASIACLRAIGVDTGGSNVQFGLNPVDGRMVVIEMNPRVSRSSALASKATGFPIAKIAAKLAVGYTLDELKNDITKTTPASFEPTIDYVVIKIPRFTFEKFPGTPALLSTSMKSVGEAMAIGRSFPEALQKGLRSMEIGLSGLDPIEVPGDGDDDAFRAVLSQPRPNRILMAAQAIRAGLSLERIHEACRFDPWFLRELENIIRAEQELQTNGLPKDTYSLRAVKALGFSDKQLATLTNTSEAEVLQLREQLNVYAVYKRIDTCAGEFASSTSYMYSTYEGSFNAPICESNPTDREKIIILGGGPNRIGQGIEFDYCCVHASYALREAGYETIMVNCNPETVSTDYDTSDRLYFEPLTSEDVISLIRCEQQNGKLKGCIVQYGGQTPLKLSKALEDAGIPLLGTPADAIDLAEDRERFQVLLQKLGLRQPLNGIAHNGDEAEAIAEQIGYPVVIRPSYVLGGRAMEIVYDKNSLHRYLREVLQYAGADVTSGPLLIDQYLSDAIETDVDCLADGEDVYVAGVMEHIEQAGIHSGDSACSIPPYTLSPAVVTELKAQTTTLAKALGIVGLMNVQYAIKNNEIFILEVNPRASRTVPFVAKATGVPVAKIGARVMAGEKLKSFALKDRAISSHVAVKEAVFPFARFPNVDIILGPEMRSTGEVMGVDVSFERAFAKSQLGAGVNLPLTGTVFLSVRHSDRTALLSIGRKLAEMGFTIYATRGSAETLKQAGIEAKIVNKVLEGRPHCVDAILSGEVQLIINTVQGAQATADSFDIRHSALTHGIPHYTTMAGAIAAVHAISALREGQLDVAPLQSYLKH, from the coding sequence ATGCCTAAACGGACAGATATATCTTCTATTATGATTATTGGTGCTGGCCCGATTGTTATCGGTCAGGCATGTGAATTCGACTATTCAGGGGCCCAAGCGTGTAAAGCACTTAAGGAAGAAGGCTATCGGGTAATTTTAGTAAATTCTAACCCCGCCACCATTATGACCGATCCTGATATGGCTGATGCAACTTATATCGAGCCTATCACCCCTGAAACGGTGGAACGCATTATTTTAAAAGAAAAACCTGATGCCATTTTACCAACCATGGGTGGACAGACAGCTCTGAATACAGCAATGGCATTGGACAAATCTGGTTTTTTACAGCAACATAATGTTGAACTCATTGGTGCCAAAGCAGACGTTATTGATCGTGCTGAGGATCGTCTAAAATTCCGTGAGACTATGGAAAAGATCGGTATTGAAAGCCCTCGCAGTACAATCGCACACACTATTGAAGAAGCCCGAGAAGCATTAAAATATACTGGGTTACCTGCAGTTATTCGCCCATCTTTTACTTTGGGTGGTTCTGGGGGTGGAATTGCCTATAACAAAGATGAATTTGAAGCTATTGTTTCTTCGGGTTTAGATGCTTCTCCAACAACTGAAGTATTGATCGAAGAGAGTATTTTAGGATGGAAAGAATATGAAATGGAAGTTGTTCGCGACAAAGCGGATAACTGTATCATTATCTGTTCCATCGAAAATATTGATCCAATGGGAATTCATACTGGGGATTCAATCACTGTAGCCCCAGCTTTGACATTAACCGACAAAGAATATCAACGGATGCGCGATGCGTCTATTGCCTGTTTACGTGCGATTGGTGTTGATACAGGGGGATCAAACGTCCAATTTGGGCTTAATCCAGTCGATGGCCGCATGGTCGTCATCGAGATGAATCCTCGTGTCTCTCGCTCTTCAGCACTGGCATCCAAGGCAACAGGTTTCCCGATTGCTAAAATCGCAGCGAAGTTGGCTGTTGGATATACGTTGGATGAATTAAAAAATGACATAACAAAAACAACCCCAGCCTCCTTCGAACCAACAATTGACTATGTAGTTATTAAAATCCCTCGTTTTACCTTTGAAAAATTTCCAGGCACCCCTGCTTTGCTAAGCACCAGCATGAAATCTGTTGGTGAAGCCATGGCTATTGGTCGCAGCTTCCCTGAGGCTTTGCAAAAAGGGTTGCGTTCAATGGAAATTGGACTTTCTGGATTAGACCCTATAGAGGTCCCTGGTGACGGTGATGATGATGCCTTTCGTGCGGTTCTCTCTCAACCTCGTCCCAATCGTATTTTAATGGCAGCCCAAGCAATCCGTGCAGGACTTTCTTTAGAACGCATTCATGAAGCTTGTCGTTTCGATCCATGGTTTTTACGCGAATTAGAGAATATTATTCGCGCTGAACAGGAATTGCAAACAAACGGTTTACCCAAAGATACCTACTCATTAAGAGCCGTTAAAGCGCTAGGTTTTTCTGATAAACAACTTGCAACTTTAACCAATACCAGCGAAGCAGAGGTATTACAGCTACGTGAACAGTTGAATGTATATGCTGTTTACAAGCGCATTGATACCTGTGCGGGTGAATTTGCATCTTCTACTTCTTATATGTATTCAACCTATGAAGGCAGCTTTAACGCCCCAATTTGTGAAAGCAATCCAACCGATCGTGAAAAAATCATTATTTTAGGGGGGGGGCCGAACAGAATTGGGCAAGGCATCGAATTTGATTATTGTTGTGTTCATGCCTCTTACGCCCTTAGAGAAGCAGGGTACGAAACCATTATGGTGAATTGTAATCCTGAAACCGTTTCAACAGATTATGATACCTCTGATCGACTATACTTTGAACCTTTGACAAGTGAAGACGTCATTTCCTTAATCCGTTGTGAACAACAAAATGGCAAACTGAAGGGCTGTATTGTTCAATATGGTGGGCAAACACCGTTAAAATTATCCAAAGCTTTGGAAGATGCTGGTATTCCCTTACTAGGAACCCCCGCCGATGCCATTGATTTAGCCGAAGATCGTGAACGTTTCCAAGTTCTGTTACAAAAACTTGGTCTGCGCCAACCTTTAAACGGGATCGCGCATAATGGAGACGAAGCAGAAGCGATTGCAGAACAAATTGGATATCCTGTGGTTATTCGTCCTTCTTATGTTTTGGGTGGACGGGCTATGGAAATTGTTTATGACAAAAACAGTTTGCATCGTTATTTACGTGAAGTACTACAATATGCAGGCGCGGATGTGACCTCTGGCCCATTACTGATTGACCAATATCTTAGCGATGCCATTGAAACAGATGTTGATTGTCTTGCTGATGGCGAGGATGTATATGTCGCCGGGGTTATGGAACATATCGAGCAAGCTGGTATTCACTCTGGTGACAGTGCCTGTTCCATTCCCCCATATACCCTATCCCCTGCTGTTGTTACTGAATTAAAAGCCCAAACCACCACTTTGGCCAAAGCATTGGGAATTGTCGGGCTAATGAATGTGCAATATGCGATTAAAAATAATGAAATCTTTATTTTAGAGGTCAATCCCCGCGCCTCAAGAACCGTACCGTTCGTAGCCAAAGCAACGGGGGTTCCCGTGGCAAAAATTGGTGCGCGTGTTATGGCTGGGGAAAAATTAAAATCTTTCGCATTAAAAGATCGTGCTATTTCAAGTCATGTTGCCGTAAAAGAAGCAGTTTTTCCGTTCGCACGTTTTCCCAATGTTGATATTATTTTGGGCCCTGAAATGCGCTCTACAGGTGAAGTTATGGGCGTTGATGTTTCCTTTGAACGTGCCTTTGCCAAATCGCAATTAGGGGCTGGGGTTAATTTACCTTTAACGGGTACAGTATTTCTGTCTGTTCGGCATAGCGATCGCACAGCTTTATTATCCATAGGTCGTAAATTGGCGGAAATGGGCTTTACGATTTACGCAACCAGAGGTTCGGCTGAAACGTTAAAACAAGCAGGTATTGAAGCAAAAATCGTAAACAAAGTTCTTGAAGGTCGCCCCCATTGTGTGGATGCTATTTTGTCGGGTGAGGTTCAATTGATCATTAATACCGTTCAAGGGGCACAAGCGACCGCAGATAGTTTTGACATTCGTCATTCCGCCTTGACCCATGGTATTCCCCATTACACAACCATGGCAGGCGCCATTGCCGCAGTACACGCAATTTCAGCCTTACGTGAGGGACAATTAGACGTTGCCCCCTTGCAGTCATACTTAAAACATTAA
- a CDS encoding phenolic acid decarboxylase: MPTFDKKDLSDFLGKHLVFTYDNGWNYELYIKNAKKVDFRVHSGIIGNRWVKNQDVYIARIAKKICKLSWTEPTGTNVSIIINLENMLYQGTIFFPRWIINDPEKASRIQDDRIPLMEFYREIGPTYPIEILDEFAAITFVQDCSQDDESVIECSADELPADFLENLKKSL; encoded by the coding sequence ATGCCAACGTTTGATAAAAAGGATCTTTCAGATTTTCTAGGTAAACATTTAGTATTTACTTATGATAATGGCTGGAATTATGAACTTTACATAAAAAATGCTAAAAAAGTTGACTTTCGTGTTCATAGCGGGATCATCGGAAATCGTTGGGTAAAAAATCAAGATGTTTACATTGCACGTATTGCAAAAAAGATATGCAAATTATCATGGACAGAACCAACAGGTACAAATGTAAGCATCATCATAAATTTAGAAAATATGCTTTATCAAGGTACAATTTTCTTTCCACGCTGGATCATTAACGACCCTGAAAAAGCTTCAAGAATTCAAGACGACCGTATACCTTTGATGGAATTTTACCGCGAAATCGGCCCGACATATCCCATTGAAATATTGGATGAATTTGCAGCTATTACTTTTGTTCAAGATTGTAGTCAGGACGATGAATCTGTTATTGAATGCTCTGCCGATGAACTACCTGCTGACTTCCTTGAAAATCTAAAAAAATCTTTGTAA
- a CDS encoding chorismate--pyruvate lyase family protein, giving the protein MQTDQIVWRNQADVQKNLSAMEIDWLFDRGSLTQRLTLLSSQRFSLEVLSEGYASLRLDECLKLQLLFPQKQWVREVILKGDNQSWVYARSIIIKSDLGQDDKQLTRLGCHPLGSVLFTDEQFQRSLIEVANYPVTIIPVFEGSLGLWGRRSTFSGQNSVVLVQEIFLPKFWQYIKNDKE; this is encoded by the coding sequence ATGCAGACTGATCAAATAGTTTGGCGAAATCAGGCCGATGTTCAGAAAAATCTTTCCGCAATGGAAATAGATTGGTTATTTGATAGGGGGTCCTTGACACAGCGGTTGACGCTTTTAAGTAGTCAACGATTTTCATTGGAGGTTTTATCAGAAGGGTACGCGTCCTTACGGCTGGACGAATGTCTGAAATTACAACTCTTATTCCCGCAAAAACAATGGGTGAGAGAGGTTATTTTAAAAGGAGATAATCAATCGTGGGTTTATGCTCGCAGTATCATTATAAAATCAGATCTGGGACAAGATGATAAACAATTGACAAGGTTGGGTTGTCACCCCCTTGGTTCCGTATTGTTTACGGATGAGCAATTTCAACGATCCTTGATAGAAGTGGCCAATTATCCTGTGACGATTATCCCCGTTTTTGAAGGTTCTTTGGGTTTATGGGGTAGAAGATCAACATTTTCTGGTCAAAATTCTGTCGTTCTTGTACAAGAAATTTTCTTACCAAAATTCTGGCAATATATAAAGAACGACAAAGAATAA